CAGCTGAATTAGCATTACTGTTTGTTGCAAGTTTAACTATTGAAGTATCGGAAACACTTACTGCAACATCTTCATTGAAGTAAGTTACATCTGTAGTTGACTTAGTTCCATCAACTAATACATTATTACCATATTGATCTTTAGCAGACATTACAAGATAGAATGTTGAGAAATCTGCTGCAGTATCAAGTGTTTTGCTATCTGCATTGTACAATTTGCTGATTGAAATTTCTGCAACTCTAGCGCCAGTTACAACTGAGAAAGTCTGAGTAGCAAAAGTAGTTGAGCTTGTATCAAGCATGCTTACTGCTACTTTATCATCAGCTTTAAATTCAGTAGTAGCATCTGCAAGTACAAGTGTACCATCATTAAAAGTATCTTTAGTTCCTCTTGAAGGAGAAACAGTTATATTACTTTCTGCATATGAAGAAGTAATATCTTCACCATATTGGTTTTCAAGCTTGTATGAAACTGTAATTTTCTTAGTATTGTCTCTTGTTATTACAGCCTTGTCACTTGGGAAAGTGATTTTTGCAACTTTTTCATTAAGAGCTGATACCTTAGCTGTTAAATCAGTAGCTGCAACACCTTTTACTGTAACAGTGTATTCGCCTTCAACTATCTTTGAAGCAAGTTCCAAAACAACTGACTTGTTGTCAGCAGTCCAAGTGTAAGTTGCTACGTTATAAGCTATTGAACCCTTAGCAACTGCGAAAGTAGCTTTAGTCTTATCAACTGTTCCGTTGAACTCTACTGTCAACTTCTTAACGCCAGTAGCTTTTACTGTAGCTGAAGTAGCAGCAACAGAATCACTTATCAAACCAACTGATTTAGCATCAGCTTCAGCAACAACCTTGTCAGCTACTAACTTTTCAACAAGAGTCTTGTCACCAGCTTTTACTTTTGATTTCAAAGCTTCAACGAGAACTTTAGCTACATCGTTGTTAGTAAGCTTTGTTACATCAACAGCTGCGCTAGCTAATTTTTCTTTAGCGAATGCGAGTGTATCAGCATATTTGAAATCGCCTTTACCTTCGTTATCGCATTTGTAACCTAATACTTCAAGCATAACTTTGTAGATCTGCTGTGGAACAGCAACTTCTGTTGGGTTGAAGTTTCCAGAAGCTGATGGAACAAAGCCATATTCTGGATGGTCATACAAGTAAGCTAAAAGGTTCTTTGCATTTCCGCCAACTTTGTCAGCATCAGCAAAGTTCTTAACTATTTTATATTCTCTTGCTTCTTTTTCCTTACCCATCAATCTGAGAAGGAATATTGCCAACTGTACTCTCTGTGTATCTTTTGCAAGATATTCAGGAGTTACGCCACCGTTACCCTGCATTACTTTGAGGGTTTCAACGATTTGTGCATCTGTCTTTGTTGCAGTAGTTTCTGCTGCGAAAGCAGGAACCATAGCTGTCATCATAACAGCAATAGCTACTACTACTGCCAAAAATTTCTTGAGATTTCTCATGCTCTCAAATCCTCCTTGTAATTGTATTGGTAGTAGGCCTACTAAATTTTAAGATCAGGTTATGCCTACTCCGCTTTTGTATATAACCTAACCCCTTGTTACTATTTGCTCAAGATAAGCGTGGTTTACCTATCTTGAATTCAAAATCATTATATCATCGGCAATTTTTCGAGTCAACATATTGATTTTAAGTGTAAAGAAATTGTAACAGAAGTGAAACAAACTATACCCTAAACGCAATAAAACTGTGTTTTAGATTATTTTTACATACACGATTATAATATAAAATAAATTTATAAGTAATATAAAAATATTAATTGCATAATATTTTTTACGGGAAATAAAATAAACTACATTATAAAAGCCGGCTTAAAAGCCGGCTTTTATGCGCTAATAGGATGACTTATCTCCCGTTGAGGTTTCTTTCAGCCATTTCTATGGCCTTCTTTACAATATTTCCGCAGTCTCTTGATGATACTGCTCCCCAACCTTCGGATTCTACCGTGTTATAGACTCCAAGTTCTTTAGCTATCTCCGCTTTTAAAGCGTCCGACATTATGCTCCTATGTCTACTCACACTACCGCCTCCTTTATATTAGCGACCTGAAACGATTCTAAAGAGCATTTTAAATACTTACAATAGAATCAGTAATTATTATTTACAATAATCGTTTTAATACAAATTGAAATTTTTTCTTTAATATATAACTTTGAATTATCTATCCCCCTTTAATACATATTACCCATAATAAAATTTCTGTTCAATGTTACACATTATTCATTATGTTAATATACTGTATTATAAATTGTTCCCCGGAAACTAATTCTAAAGATAGGTGGTTGAATTATGGCATATTCAGAAAGGGAATTATTTGCAAGACTTCTTAAGTGTGAAGCAGGTGGCGAAGGCGAAGACGGTATGAAGGCAGTTGCTACTGTCATAATGAACAGGGTGCATGTGTCCGGCGGACAGTATCTCAGAACAGGTGCCGGGGATCTCCGCAGGGTTATACAGGAGCCCAGAGAATTTACATGCTTGCTCGGAACAGTATACGGCCAGGTAAACCCCCAGACCATATGGGCAACGGCTCCGGAAGCCGTCCATTATGAAGTAGCAGATTGGGCCCTCGCAGGAAACAAACTTCCTGGAGTAGACGAGTGTCTTTGGTATTATAACCCCTTCAGGCCTACATGTGCAGCTGTTTTTCCTCGCAATGGTTCAGGTAACTTATACAATAGAGTAGGAGATCACTGTTTTTATACGCCGACCCCACTATACTGGAAAACATGATGAAACATAATTGAGATAAGTCTATCAATAGGAAATCCCAAAACAGTCTAATATTGCAGTCTTTTTAGTCAACATTATTCAAGGAGGTATTAAAATGAACAACTATTACAACTACTTACCCTGTCCAAGAGAAACTCACAATCAGACTACCGGAACACAAATGATGCCAGTCCCTGCACAGATAAGCCCGCAAATGCAGACACAAAATGGAGGAGCAATACCCATGTTCCCTTTACCTCAAATAGGAACTACCCTTCCGACAGGAATGCCCTTAGGGCCCGCCCCCACAGGAACTCCCTCCGTACCCGGGCTTGCTATTCCGGCAGGTGAACAACCCCCTCAGACTCTTCAAAGTACTCAATATACTCCAGGCTATTTAAGAACCCAGATAGGCAGAAGAGTAAGAGTAGAATTTTTAATCGGTACTAACGGTACTACTGATAGGCTGGGTACTCTTGTAGGAGTGGGTGCAAGTTATATTCTTATCCGTCCTGAAGATACAGATGATATCATGCTCTGTGATATTTATTCAATAAAGTTTGTTACATTCTACTATTAGAACTGGCTACGGGCTTTTAAAATATGGGCTATGGGAAAAAAGCAGACTGCCTAGTGCCCATAGCCTATTGCCCGGATCCTGATTATGGCTTTAGCATTTTACCCGGTTTGGCAGGCTTACTGATTTCTGTTAAAGCTTCCGAAGCTTCGGTATCAAATCTTGCATCTGCCGCCAAATCACCTATGGCAACCATACCAACCAACATATTATTCTCAACTACAGGTAGTCTTCTTATTTGGTTGCTCGACATTACGCTGCTTACATCATTGACATCCATATCCGGTGTAACAGTTGTAACACTTTTTGTCATAACATCTTTTACAGGCGTGCTTTGAGGATTATTGCCATGGGCTACATTTCTTACAACAATATCCCTATCAGTAAGTATACCAAGTACTCCGGTCTGATCACATACAGGTATAGACCCTACGTTATGCTTCTGCATAAGCTGTGCAGCCTCTGTGACAGTTGTGTTGGGATTTACATACGCGACATTCTTAGTCATTATATCTTTTACCTTCATACTATCATCTCCTTAAAATTATTTTGGAATCCGATTCTTATGAAAAATGCTCGTTTATCATGCATAAATACCGCATTCCGAAATTATTTTTCCCATAAAAAAAATAAATATTAAAGTAAAAGCCGAGACATTATTTACAATTTATATCTTTAAATATAGATGATATAATATCTTTAGTTGTTATACTTAATATAACAAAAATGACAAGTCATACTAAGGATTGATGTCTATGTTTTCTAAGCCTAAGCTTAATATAGTATTTGCAGTGGTGGGGTTTTTCATTTTTAGCT
This DNA window, taken from Clostridia bacterium, encodes the following:
- a CDS encoding alpha/beta-type small acid-soluble spore protein, with translation MSRHRSIMSDALKAEIAKELGVYNTVESEGWGAVSSRDCGNIVKKAIEMAERNLNGR
- a CDS encoding cell wall hydrolase, producing the protein MAYSERELFARLLKCEAGGEGEDGMKAVATVIMNRVHVSGGQYLRTGAGDLRRVIQEPREFTCLLGTVYGQVNPQTIWATAPEAVHYEVADWALAGNKLPGVDECLWYYNPFRPTCAAVFPRNGSGNLYNRVGDHCFYTPTPLYWKT
- a CDS encoding CBS domain-containing protein, whose amino-acid sequence is MKVKDIMTKNVAYVNPNTTVTEAAQLMQKHNVGSIPVCDQTGVLGILTDRDIVVRNVAHGNNPQSTPVKDVMTKSVTTVTPDMDVNDVSSVMSSNQIRRLPVVENNMLVGMVAIGDLAADARFDTEASEALTEISKPAKPGKMLKP